The Pseudomonas aeruginosa genome includes the window CCGCCCCGGCCGCGGGCAACAGCCTGGACGACGCCGAGCGAGCCGCGTTGCTGGCGGCGCTGGACGGCCAGCGCTGGCACGTGAGCCGGGTGGCCGAGCAACTGGGGATCAGCCGCAACACCCTGTATCGCAAGCTGCGCCGGCACGGCCTGGTGCGCGGCCAGGCCTGACGGGCGGGACGGCTCCAGGCGGGCCGCCGCGAGGCCGGCGGGAACCCCGTCGACGCCGCGTCGTCTGATGCCGCGACGCCGGGCGGCCGGCGCCTCCGCTGTGCTAATCTGCCGCCCATTCACAGCGCCTTCGACGGCTTGATCTGCAGGAGTCTGCATGCACATCCACGTACTCGGCATCTGCGGGACCTTCATGGGCTCGCTGGCCGTGCTGGCCAAGGAACTGGGCCACCGGGTGACCGGTTCCGACGCCAACGTCTACCCCCCCATGAGCACCCAGCTGCAAGCCCAGGGCATCGAGTTGATGCAGGGCTACGATCCGGCCCACCTGGAGCCGGCGCCGGACCTGGTAGTGATCGGCAACGCCCTGTCGCGCGGCAATCCGGCGGTGGAGCATGTCCTGAACAAGGGCCTGCCCTACGTTTCCGGCCCGCAGTGGCTGGCCGACCACGTGCTGCAAGGACGCTGGGTGCTGGCGGTGGCCGGTACCCACGGCAAGACCACCACCACCAGCATGCTCGCCTGGGTCCTGGAGCACGCCGGCATGAGCCCGGGCTTCCTGATCGGCGGGGTGCCGCAGAACTTCGGGGTTTCGGCGCGCCTGGGCGGTACGCCGTTCTTCGTGGTCGAGGCCGACGAGTACGACAGCGCCTTCTTCGACAAGCGCTCGAAGTTCGTCCATTACCGCCCGCGCACGGCGATCCTGAACAACCTGGAATTCGACCACGCGGATATCTTCCCCGACCTCGCGGCCATCGAGCGGCAGTTCCACCATCTGGTGCGCACTGTGCCGGGCGAGGGCCTGATCATTCGCCCGAGCGCCGAGAAAGCCCTGGAGCGCGTACTCGGGATGGGCTGCTGGACCCCGGTGCAGACCACCGGCGAAGGCGGCCAGTGGCAGGCGCGCCTGCTCGCCGAGGACGGCTCGCGCTTCGAGGTGCTGTTCGACGGCATCGTCCAGGGCGAGGTGGACTGGCCGCTGACCGGCCTGCACAACGTCGCCAACGCCCTCGCCAGCCTGGCGGCGGCGCGCCATGTCGGCGTGATGCCCAGCCAGGGCGCGGCGGCGCTCAGCGAATTCCGCAACGTCAAGCGGCGCATGGAGAAGGTCGCGGAGGTCCGGGGCGTGACCCTCTACGACGACTTCGCCCACCATCCGACCGCCATCGCCACCACCCTCGACGGCCTGCGCAAGCAGGTTGGCGCCGATACCCAGGTGATCGCCATCGTCGAGCCGCGTTCCAACTCGATGAAGCTCGGCGCTCATCGCGACGGCCTGCCGGACAGCGTGCGCCAGGCCGACCAGGTGCTCTGGTACGCGCCGCCGAACCTGGGCTGGGACCTGGCCGCCACCGCCGCGCAATGCGCGATACCGTCGCAGGTCTGCGATACCCTGGAGGCGATCATCGAGCAGGTGCGCCAGCAGGCCAGGCCCGGCGCGCAAGTGGTGATCATGAGCAACGGCGGCTTCGGCGGCTTGCACGGCAAGCTGGCCGCGGCGCTGGCCGAGTGAGGGGCGCGATGAGCGGTCCGGAACGCATTACCCTGGCGATGACCGGCGCCTCCGGCGCCCAGTACGGCCTGCGCTTGCTCGATTGCCTGGTGCAGGAAGAGCGCGAGGTGCACTTCCTGATCTCCAAGGCCGCGCAACTGGTGATGGCCACCGAGACCGACGTGGCCTTGCCGGCCAAGCCGCAGGCGATGCAGGCCTTCCTCACCGAATATTGCGGTGCCGCCGCCGGACAGATCCGCGTGTTCGGCCAGAACGACTGGATGGCGCCGCCGGCCTCCGGCTCCAGCGCGCCCAATGCCATGGTGATCTGCCCGTGTTCCACCGGCACCCTGTCGGCGGTCGCCACGGGGGCCTGCAACAACCTCATCGAGCGCGCCGCCGATGTCGCCCTGAAGGAGCGCCGGCCGCTGGTGCTGGTGCCGCGCGAGGCGCCGTTCTCCAGTATCCACCTGGAAAACATGCTCAAGCTGTCCAACCTCGGCGCGGTGATCCTGCCGGCGGCGCCGGGCTTCTACCACCAGCCGCAATCGGTGGAGGACCTGGTGGACTTCGTCGTCGCGCGAATCCTCAACACCCTGGGGATTCCCCAGGATATGCTGCCGCGCTGGGGGGAACAGCACCTTGTCAGCGACGAGTAGGGTGCTGCTGCTGGTCCTGGCGGTGCAGATGAGCGGTTGCGCCACCGTGCGCACCCTGGATGCGGCCAAGCCAGGGGCGCCGGTGGTCTACGCCGGCACCCGGCTGGATTGGTACAGCCTGCACGGCGGCTGCTGCCCGATGGAACGCTTCGGCGCGGAGGCGCCGGCCCATCCGGGGCTCGACCTGCCGGGCAGCGCGCTGCTGGACACCCTGTTGCTGCCGTTCTCGCTGGCCACCGCCATCGGCCTCAACCTGGGCATCAGCGGCGGCATGTAGGGCGGGACCCGCCCCAGGCTCATTTCCCCAGCTTGCGCAGTTCGTCGGACTCGACGAAGCGCACGCCCTTGCCTTCCTCCAGCGCCAGGCGCCAGAGCGCGCGGGCCAGGTCGCAGGCCTCGATGCCGTGGTACTTGCCGGGAAGAATGCGGGCGATCGGCGCAGCGAGGATCTCGGCCAGGCGGAATTCCTCGCGCGGGCCGAACAGCAGCGATGGCCGGGCGATGGTCAGTTGTGGCCAGCCCTGTTCCTGCAGGGCCTGCTCCAGTTCGCCCTTGACCCGGTTGTAGAAGATCGACGACTTGGCGTCGGCGCCCAGGGCGCTGACCACCAGGTAATGCCGGGCGCCCATCTCCAGCGCGCGCTTGCCCACCGCCAGCGGCAGGTCGAAATCGACCGCGCGGAAGGCCTCCTCCGAGCCGGCTTCCTTGATCGTGGTGCCGAGGCAGCAGAAGGCGGTATCGATGCTGCCGTCGAGTTGCGGCAGCAGCTCGGCCAGCGGGCCGACCGGGTTGTCCAGCCGCGGATGCTCGGCCAGCGCCTTGCGGGCAGGGGCGATGACCTTGGCCAGGGTCGGCTCGCTCAATATCCGATCCAACAGGTGCTCGCCGGTAAGACCGGTCGCGCCGGCGAGCAGAACGCGCTTGGGCGTCGAGTGCATGTGTGTTTCTCCCCTTCCACACCAATGAGCGTAGTGCGCGGCGTATCTATTTGCCCGCCGCGCCCTCGCCGGTTTTTCCTTCCCGGGACGCGAGCGCGCGCTCGGCTTGCTGCCCCCGCAGCGTCCGCCAGTGCGCGAGCACGCGTTCCGGTAACCAGGCTTGCGGTTCCGAAGCTTCGAAACCTTCCTCCTTCTCCCTTTGACGCACTTCCTCTTTCGCCAGTTCGAACGCTTTGGACAGATCGTCGGTGCGGTTCAGCGCATTGGCCAGCAAGGCGCGGCCGAAATAGGTGAAGTCGGCGTCGTCGGAACAGCCGAACGAGACCCGGTCGGCACGCGCGGCGGTCAGGATCAGGGTACGTTCGTCTTTCAGCGGCGGGATGAAGCCCCCGCTGTAGCAGGCCGATACCACCAGCACCTTGTCGCGCTGGCGCAGCGGCGCGAGCAGTTCGGCCAGTTCCGCGGCCGGCAGGTCGCCGAGGTTCAGGCCGGGCATGTCCAGGGCCAACTGGTGGTCGCTGGAGCCGTGGCTGGTCAGGTAGATGAAGACCAGGTCTTCCGGCCCGCTGCGTTCGGCCAGGGTGCGCACGGCGCGGGACAGGCTTTCCCGGGTAGCCAGCGGGCGGTCGCCGAAGTGGTCGCGGTGGTTGACCAGGCGAATCACGCCACGAGCGGCGAAACGCTGGCCGAGCAGGTCGCCGGCGTAATCGGCCTCGCGCAGGAACACGCCCTGGCGGCCATCGCCGCCCAGGCTCAGGGCATAGAGTTCGCTGGCCGGCGTCGAGGCCGGGATCTTGCGCAGTTCTTCGTCGAGCAGGCGACCCTGGGCCAACAGGCCGATTTCCAGAGTGTCGGGCAGGGCCTTGCCGGCGGCGTCGCGGATGCGCTTGCCGTCGGCCCAGAGTCCCTGCTCACGGCTGCCGTCGGCGCGGTCCAGGGTGCCTTGGCCGGCATAGGCGCCGGCGGCGAAGCCGCCTTCGTAGCGGGTGCCGTCCAGTTGTTCGAGCAGGCCCTGGCCATGGAAGCGCCAGAACTGGAAACCGCCGCGGTAGCGGCTGCCGTCGGCGCCGAGAAGCTCGCCGGGGCCGTTCAGCGCGCCTTCGCTGAAGCGGCCGATCCAGACATCGCCGCTGGCGCTTTCGTAGCGCCCCTGGCCATGGAACTGGTTGTCCTTGAACTGGCCGACGTAGCGGTCGCCATCGGGCCCGCTCCAGCGCCCCTTGCCGTTCAGTTGCCCGTCGCGGAAGGTACCGGCGTACTGGTTGCCCTGGCTGTCGCTGAAGCTGCCTTCGCCTTCCAGGCGGCCCTGGCGGAAGCTGCCCTGGTAGCGGCTGCCATCGCTGCCGTCCAGCGTGCCCTGGCCGCTGTACAGGCCCTTGCGGAAACCGCCGCGGTAGCGAGTGCCCTGTTGTTCCAGGCTGCCTTCGCCATCGAACAGGCCCTGGCGGAAACCGCCCTGGTAGACGCTGCCATCGGCCATCGCCAGGCGTCCCTGACCGTCGAATAGGCCGGCCGCGAAGCCACCGCTGTAGCGGCTGCCGTCGGCGCCCTGCCAGGTGCCATGGCCGTGCAGCAGGCCATGCTCGAAGCGGCCGGCGTACCAGGCGCCGTTGTCGTAGTCCAGCCGGCCCTGGCCTTCCAGGCGCCCGTCCACCAGCTCGCCGCGATAGCGCGCGCCGTCAGGCAGGCGCGCATCGGCCGGGAGCAGCGGTTCGCCCTCGCCACAGGCGGCGAGCAGGATGACCAGGGCGGAGCAGAGCGAGAGAGACCTGGCGGGGCGAAGCATGCGGCGTTCCCGATGAGTGGTTCGGTCCGAGGGTGGAGGGGAGACAGTGTGGCGGAAAAATCGTTGCCTGGCAGTAGGGTATTTCCCTGCCGGCCCAGAGCGCCCCCGCGAGCGGGGGCTTTTGGAAGGGGGGAGAGGGGCGCGAAGGCGCCTGGCCGTCAAGCGAACGGCAGCGCTCGCTGGGGCGGGCTCAGACGAAGCAGAGGCTGAGGGTCTCGGCGATGTAGGCGGGTTTCTCCTGGCCTTCGATCTCCAGGGTGGCGCGCGCCTTGATCAGCCACTGGCCGGGATTCTTCTCGTTGACGTCGAGCAGGGTCAGGCCCAGGCGGACCCGCGAGCCGACCCGCACCGGCTGGATGAAGCGCACCGTATCGAGGCCGTAGTTGACCGCCATCTTCAGTCCTTCGGGAAGCACCAGCAGGCCTTCCATCAGCTTCGGGATCAGCGACAGGGACAGGAAACCGTGGGCGATGGTGCCGCCGAAGGGCGTCTTCGCCGCCTTCTCCGGATCGACGTGGATGAACTGGTGGTCGCCGGTGCATTCGGCGAACTGGTCGACCCGCTCCTGGTCGATGGTGAGCCATTCGGAATGGCCGAGATCCTTGCCGACATAGTCCTTGAGCGCTGCTACGGGTACGAATGGCATAAGTCCTCCGGGAGGATGGCTGTTGTTCTCATGGTGCAGGAAGATCAGCACGCGTTGGCGACCGGGTCAAGAAACCATCGGCCTGGCGAATATCGCGTCATGCGGTGCCGCGACTGCGACTGATGGATAGGCGAGGAGCGTGCCAATGTCCCGGCGGGCTGGGCATAATGGTCGGCCCTTGCTGGAGGTGCCCATGTTGCTTCGTGGTCTGACCTGGCTGGTGCTGTTCCAGTTGCTCGGCACAGGTCTGAACGTTCTGTTGTTGCCCATGCTGCCCGGTCCGATCATCGGCCTGGTGCTGCTGTTCGGTTATTTCCTGGCGCGTGGCGAGGTCGGCAAGCCGGTCAACGAGGCGGCCGGCTCGTTGCTGCGCTACCTGCCGCTGCTGCTGGTGCCGGCGGCGGTCGGGGTGATGGCCTATGCGCGGGAGATCGCCGCTGACTTCTGGGCCATCGTCGGCGCGCTGGTACTGTCGCTGGTGCTGTCGTTCCTGTTCGCCGGCTGGATGATGCAGAAGCTCATCGATCGCCAGCAACGTCGCCGGGAGGAGTCCTGATGGCCTGGCAGGCCGCCCTCGAGGCGGTGATCCACCATCCGCTGTTCGGCGTCGGCGTGACCCTGGGCGCCTACCAGTTGGCCCTGGCCGCCTATGAACGGACCCGCTGGGTGTTCCTGCAGCCGGTGCTGGTATCGATGCTGGTGGTGATCGGCGTGCTGCTGCTTTGCGGCATCGACTACGACGAATACAGTGCCAGCGCCAAGGTCCTGACCATTCTCCTCGGCCCCGCCACGGTGGCCCTGGCGGTGCCGCTGTTCCTCAACCTGCGGCGTATCCGCCAATTGTTCTGGCCGACCCTGCTGACCCTGGTGGTCGCCGGTACGCTGGCGACGGTGCTGGGCATCGCATTCGGCTGGCTGTTCGGTGCCGAGCCGCGGATGCTGATGAGCATGGCGCCGAAGTCGGTGACCTCGCCGATCGCCATGCTGGTGGCCAGCCAGATCGGCGGCGTGGCGGCGCTGGCCGCCGTGTTCGTACTGATCACCGGGGTGCTCGGGGCGATCCTCGGGCCGGAGCTGCTGCGCGCCATCGGCGTCCGGCACCCCGCCGCGCAGGGCATGGCGCTGGGCATGACGGCCCACGCGGTGGGCACTTCGCGGGCCTTGCAGGAAGGCGAGGAGTGTGGTGCCTTCGCCGCCCTGGCGATGAGCCTGATGGGCGTTGCCACCGCAGTGCTGCTACCGTTGGCGGTAGCGCTGGTTGCCTGACGATGCCCGAGGAGTCGCGATGAAGTTGCCGTTGTTTCCCCTCAACGCCGTGCTGTTCCCCGGTTGCCGCCTGGACCTGCAGATCTTCGAGGCGCGCTACCTGGACATGATCAGCCGCTGCATGAAGCAGGGCACCGGTTTCGGCGTGGTGACCATCGGCGAAGGGCGGGAGGTCGGCGAAGCGCCGAGCCGCCTGGCGATGGTCGGCTGCGAGGCCTCGGTCCGCGACTGGCAGCAGCGCCCGAACGGCCTGCTGGGCATCCGCGTGGAGGGCGGACGGCGTTTCCAGGTGCTGTCGGTGGAGGTCCAGGCCGACCAGCTCAGCGTCGGCGAGATCGAGTGGTTCGAAGACCTGCCGGAGCAACCCCTGACCTACGAACACAACGATCTCGCCGCGTTGCTCAGCGTGCTGGCCGAGCATCCGATGGTGGCCGCGCTGGAGATGGGCGGCGAGCCCGGCGGCCAGCAGGACCTGGCCAACCAGTTGGCCTACCTGCTGCCGTTCGATACCGAACGCAAGCTCGAACTGCTCGCCCTGCCCGACGCGCAGATGCAACTGGCGCGGATCCAGGTGCTGCTGGAGCACCTGCAGGGCGAGTTGGGTATCGACTGAGCGCCAACCCTCACAGCGGCCGGTAGCGCGCAATGGCTTCCGGCAGGGCCCAGCCGGCGGCGATCGCCAGGGTCGCCACGCAGACCGGCAACAGCAGCCACCAGACCCGTTGCGGCAGCGCCGGCAGCGACTCGCGGCGCTGGCTCAGCCACAGGCTGGCGGCGCAGACCGTAGTGGCGAGCAGGGCGCCGGCGACGATGTCCGACGGCCAGTGCACGCCAAGGTAGACCCGCGACAGGGCGATGCTCAGCGACGGGATCACCGCCAGCAGTACCCAGGTCAGGCGCCAGCGCGGCGGTTGCTGGCGGCTGGCGAGGACGCCCAGGGTGAGGAAGAAGGCGAAGGACGCCGAGCTGTGTCCGCTGGGGAAGCTGAAGCTGCTCAGCGGTTCGGCCAGCACTTCCGGGCGGGCGCGGGCGAACAGGGTCTTCAGGGTCTGGTTGGCCAGCGCGGTACCCACCAGGGTGCCGATGGCGAAGATGGCCGGACGCCATTGCCGGGTCAGCAGGAGGATACCGCCGAGCAGCGCGCCGGCGATGAACTGGGTGCGGAAATCGCCGAGCCGGGTGACCACCACCATCACCGGGTTCAGGTCGGCGTTACGATGCTCCTGGACCAGCGTCATCAGGCCCTGGTCGAGGTCCTGGAGGTACGGCCAGGCGACGGTCATCGCCAGCAGCAGGACCAGGCTCAGCGCGGCCGCCACAGCGGTTGCCCAGCGTTTGCGCCGCAGGCTGGCCTGGACTACCACGCCGACCAGCACCGCCAGGCAGGCCGCGACGATCCCGGCTTCGCTCCAGAAGCCTTCCGGCAACGGCAGGCGCAGGGCTGCGCCGGTGGCCCAGCCGGGCAACAGGTAGGCGACCGCCCAGCCGGCGGCGGCGATCAGCGAAACGCCGAGAAAACGGCCGAACGGCATGTCGAGCATGCCGGCGACCATCGGCAGCATCGGTCGCAGGGCGCCGATGAAGCGGCCGACCAGCAGGCTGGCGATACCGTAGCGTTCGAAGTACACCTCGGCGGCGGTGATCCACTGCGGATGGCTGCGCAGGCCGGGCAGGCGGCGGATGTTCTGGTGGAAGCGGCGGCCGATCCAGTACGAGCTGAGGTCGCCCAGCACCCCGCCGGCGTAGGCCAGCAGCAGGGTTTCGCCGAGGCCGAGGGCGCCGCTGCCGGCGATCACCGCGACGCCGAACAGCAGCACCACGCCGGGCAGGACGATACCGACGATGGCCGCGCATTCGAGAAAGGCGATGAGGAAGATGGCCAGCCCCAGCCACTCGGGGTTGGCGGCCATCCAGGCGTTGAAGCTGTCGAGACTCATTGCAGGTGCGGGTCCTGATGTCCGAGTAGATGATAGTCGCGCCCGGCGACCTGGCCGCGGCGCAGTGGGTTGCGGGTGCAGAAGGCGGCGAAGGTGGCATCGACGAAACGGTACGGCAGGTGTTCGTCGCGCCCCTTCGGAATGCCCAGCCGAGCGGCCTGGATCACCTGGCTGGGGCGCTCGCCGACATCGTCGACGAACAGTCGCTGCGGGTCGAAGCGCTGTGCGTCCCACTCCGGCACCTTCAGCCCCATGGCCTTGCACAGCAGGGTCTGGCCGGCGCACAGGCGGCCGATCTCGCGGGGCCGGCCCTGGCTGTCCGGGTTCAGGCTCTGCATCCGCTCCAGCGCCGTGTGGTCGCTGATGCGATCCAGCCAGGGATGGCCGGACTTGATCAGCACCGCATTGCCCGGCCCGCCGGCGCTGAAGTTCAGCGAGTCGCCGCCGCGCGCGTAATACATATAGATGTGCCCGCCGTCGAGGAACAGTGCCTTGCGCTTCTCGGTGTAGCCGAGCGAGGCATGGCTGCCTTTCTCCTCCAGGTAGTAGGCCTCGGTCTCGATGATTCGCGCCGCCAGCCAGAGATTGCCCTGGCGATGGCGGATCACCTTGCCCAGCAACTCGCGGGCGACCAGCAACGCATCGCGGTCGAAGAAGGTGTCGGGGAGCGGCCGGGCGTCGGGCCAGGGCAAACTAAGGATGGGATCGCGGGACATGGGATTGTCGCTGGGACCATGGCAGTCATAGGCTGGCGAATGATAACAACAAGAGCCTGAATCATGGTTGAACGAGAGCGTGTCGACAGTGCCCACATCACGCCCAGCGCCCATTACACCGGGTACGTCTGGTTCCGCCATCGACTCGCCGAACCGGCCTTCGCCACCGTCTTCGGCCGCTGGGTACACGGCTTCGTCGCGCCGATCAACTGGGGCGCGCAGCTCGGTTTCGGACTGAACATCGAGGATTTCCTGTTACAAAGACACCTCATGATCGACGCGCGCCTGACCCAGGCCGTCGAACGCGAGGGAGTGGTCCAGGTGGTGGAAATGGCCTGCGGGCTCTCGCCGCGTGGGCGACGCTTCCGGCAACGCTATCCACAGTTGCGCTACCTGGAGGCCGACCTGCCGCCGATGGCCGCGCGCAAGGCGGCGTTGCTCCGCGAGCAGGGGTGGCTGGGCCCGGAGCACGCGGTGGCGGCTGTGGATATCCTCGCCGAGGACGGCGAGCGCAGCCTTGCCGCGCTGTTCGCCGGGCTCGATCGCGAGCGCCCGCTGGTGGTGATCACCGAGGGGCTGGTGAACTATTTCCAGCGCCCGGTGATCGAGGCCTTCTGGAGTCGCCTGGCGACCGAACTTAAACGCTTCCCCCAGGGCACCTACCTGACCGACCTCTATCCCGATCTCCGCGAGCACCCGCGCTACCGGCAGATCCGCTGGGGAGTGGGGATCATCGGGCGGCTGACGCGGGGAAGCTATCCGTTGCATTACCGCAATGCCGCGGAAATCGAGGCGGCCTTCGCCCGCTGCGGCTTCGCCTCCACCCTGGTGCTCGACCCGCAGCGCGAAGGCGCCGCCCTGGGCTTGCCGCAGGGACGCCTGCCGAGCCTGGTGCGGGTGATCGAAAGCCGCACGGCATAGCCGCCTCTCAGGCGACCTCCGCTCGCTCCCAGGCGGCGAGGAGGTCGGCCAGTCCGGCGCTGGCCGCCGGATCGGAGTGCGGGAAGATGAAGGCGAAGCCGCCGGCGGTCGAGCGCAGGGGCAGGATGTCCAAGTCCGCCAGGCCGTCGCAGCACAACCGCCAGCCGCGTTGCGGGCGGGATTCGGGCAGCTCGGCGTGCAGCCGCCCGCCGAAATAGCCGAGTTCCATCAGTTCCGCCGCATAGACGCCGAACTGCGGATGTTCCAGCCGAGCGTGCCCCTGGGCTGGCCGATGTCGGACCTCGAAGCGTCGCTCCAGGCCGAGCAGGCGCGTGCGCGGGATCCGCGTGCTGCCCTCGGCGCGCTCCGGCAGTGCCTCGCCGCGCAGGAACGGGCCGTAGAGCCGGGCGCAGGCCTCGCGTCGTTCGAACTGGGCAAGATGGTCGGCGTCGTGGATCAGGGCGAACTCGGCGTTCCCGCAGGCATGGGCGAACACCGCATGTTCCCAGGGCTGGGTGAAATGGTCGTACTCGCCGGCGAGCACCAGGGTCGGGCAGGTCGGGTGCCGCTCGAAGCCGCCGAAGGCCAGCAGGCGCCGGCTATTCTGCCGGTAGCGTTCGATCTCCGCCGCGGTCAGGCGTTGCAACTGGCGCAGCATGGCCTTGCGAAATACCGGGGAGACGCCGGTACGTTCCAGCTGTAGCGGGTTGATCAGGCCGGTCAGTACGCCGTGGGCGAAGGCGCTCTGGTCGCCCTCGTCGAGCCGGGCCAGGGCTTCTTCCAGCAGCAGCCGCGCACCGGGGCGGCCGAATGCGGTGATGCCGGCCAGTAGCAGGCGCGCGCAGCGGCGCGGATGGCGGGCGGCGAACAGCGCGGCCAGGGCCGAGCCGTAGGACAGGCCGATGGGCATCAACGGCGGCAGGCCGAGCTGTTCGGCGAAGGCCGCGATCAGGTCGGCGAGGTCTTCCAGGCTCAGTTCCGCCGCCAGTTGCAGGTTGCCGCCCTGGCTCGGCAGGTCGAGCAGGATCACCGGGTGCTCGGCGAGCAGTTCGCTGACCTCGCCGGTGAACGAGCGGAAGCTCTGGAAGGCGCCGCCCAGCAGGAGCACCGGCGGGCGCGGGTCGTCGGCGCGGGCGGCGAAGGCCTGGTAGCGCAGTTGCCAGCCGTCTAGGAAGAGGATATCCGGTTCGCTGCTTAGCGACTGCGCGCTGTAGTCGGTACGGTAGCGCATGGCGAGGCCCCGCGGTGTGTGCGTCGTTATTGTTGTTCTGCCGAGCGGGTGCCGGTGGGTGGCAGTGGCCAGGCTCGCTTCGAAGGTAAACAGAGGTAGCAATTTTGTTTACCTATCCTTCGGCCGGCGCCTGCGCCCGGGTGTCACCGTCTCGCGCACAGGCCCAGGCGCAGCGGGGCCGCCGCGTTACCGCCGGGGCCGCGGAACGCACTGTCTACCGACCGGCTGTTGCGGCTGGGCGCGCCGGGGCTGGCTCGCTATAATCGCGCATTTCCCTGACGCCAGATGCCGAGACCATGACCGAGTCCGTCCTCGACTATATGAGCCGCCTGGGCCGCGATGCCCGCGCCGCCTCGCGGTTGCTCGCGCGCGCCGCCACCGCGCAGAAGAACCGCGCCCTGCTGGCCGCGGCCGATGCGCTGGACGCCGCCCGCGCGGAGTTGTCCCACGCCAACGAGCAGGACCTCGCCGCCGGCCGCGCCAATGGCCTGGAGCCGGCGATGCTGGACCGCCTGGCGCTGACCCCGGCGCGCATCGACGACATGATCGAGGGCCTGCGCCAGGTCGCCACGCTGCCCGACCCGATCGGCGAGATCCGCGACATGCGCTACGTGCCCTCGGGCATCCAGATCGGCAAGATGCGCGTGCCGCTGGGCGTGGTCGGGATCATCTACGAGTCGCGGCCGAACGTGACCATCGACGCCGCCAGCCTGTGCCTGAAGTCCGGCAACGCGACCATCCTGCGCGGCGGCTCCGAGGCGATCCACTCCAACCAGGCGATCGCCCGCTGCATCCAGCAGGGCCTGGCCGAGGCCGGCCTGCCGGCCGCCGCCGTGCAGGTGGTGGAAACCACCGACCGCGCCGCGGTCGGCGCGCTGATCAGCATGCCCGAATACGTCGACGTGATTGTCCCGCGCGGCGGCAAGGG containing:
- a CDS encoding DNA-3-methyladenine glycosylase gives rise to the protein MSRDPILSLPWPDARPLPDTFFDRDALLVARELLGKVIRHRQGNLWLAARIIETEAYYLEEKGSHASLGYTEKRKALFLDGGHIYMYYARGGDSLNFSAGGPGNAVLIKSGHPWLDRISDHTALERMQSLNPDSQGRPREIGRLCAGQTLLCKAMGLKVPEWDAQRFDPQRLFVDDVGERPSQVIQAARLGIPKGRDEHLPYRFVDATFAAFCTRNPLRRGQVAGRDYHLLGHQDPHLQ
- a CDS encoding class I SAM-dependent methyltransferase, yielding MVERERVDSAHITPSAHYTGYVWFRHRLAEPAFATVFGRWVHGFVAPINWGAQLGFGLNIEDFLLQRHLMIDARLTQAVEREGVVQVVEMACGLSPRGRRFRQRYPQLRYLEADLPPMAARKAALLREQGWLGPEHAVAAVDILAEDGERSLAALFAGLDRERPLVVITEGLVNYFQRPVIEAFWSRLATELKRFPQGTYLTDLYPDLREHPRYRQIRWGVGIIGRLTRGSYPLHYRNAAEIEAAFARCGFASTLVLDPQREGAALGLPQGRLPSLVRVIESRTA
- a CDS encoding alpha/beta fold hydrolase codes for the protein MRYRTDYSAQSLSSEPDILFLDGWQLRYQAFAARADDPRPPVLLLGGAFQSFRSFTGEVSELLAEHPVILLDLPSQGGNLQLAAELSLEDLADLIAAFAEQLGLPPLMPIGLSYGSALAALFAARHPRRCARLLLAGITAFGRPGARLLLEEALARLDEGDQSAFAHGVLTGLINPLQLERTGVSPVFRKAMLRQLQRLTAAEIERYRQNSRRLLAFGGFERHPTCPTLVLAGEYDHFTQPWEHAVFAHACGNAEFALIHDADHLAQFERREACARLYGPFLRGEALPERAEGSTRIPRTRLLGLERRFEVRHRPAQGHARLEHPQFGVYAAELMELGYFGGRLHAELPESRPQRGWRLCCDGLADLDILPLRSTAGGFAFIFPHSDPAASAGLADLLAAWERAEVA
- a CDS encoding glutamate-5-semialdehyde dehydrogenase; this encodes MTESVLDYMSRLGRDARAASRLLARAATAQKNRALLAAADALDAARAELSHANEQDLAAGRANGLEPAMLDRLALTPARIDDMIEGLRQVATLPDPIGEIRDMRYVPSGIQIGKMRVPLGVVGIIYESRPNVTIDAASLCLKSGNATILRGGSEAIHSNQAIARCIQQGLAEAGLPAAAVQVVETTDRAAVGALISMPEYVDVIVPRGGKGLIERISREAKVPVIKHLDGICHVYIDVAADLDKAIRVADNAKTQRYAPCNTMETLLVHAGIAERALPPLATIYREKGVELRGDAATRALLGADVLEATEEDWRTEYNAPILSIRIVDGLDAAIEHINTYGSQHTDAIITENFSDARRFLAEVDSASVMVNASTRFADGFEYGLGAEIGISTDKLHARGPVGLEGLTSEKYVVFGDGHVRT